From the genome of Aerococcus sanguinicola:
TCTCCAACAGACAAAGTTTTATGCTTGGTCTGTTTTTTAGTTTCTTTAACACTTTTAACAATATTTGCCACATCATCATCAATTTGGCCAACAAAGAAATTTTTCCACCATCCGGCAGAAAATTCATTAGACGTTGGAACAGTATTTACCTGCATGTTGTGGCTATCGAGTAGCTTACTTAATACCTCTTTAGGTGTGCCAGTAATGGTAGTTCCAGTATTAAAGGTGTACACACAACTATCATGTAAAAAACCTTTATTAGATTCACATGTTACTGCTTTTTCTACCCCTATTCCATCTGCATCCTGCTTTTCTTCTACATTGATGACACGTCCATAAAAGATGTATTGGCCATCATAATAAGACATAACGAAAACTTGGGTAGTGAAAGTATTTAGACGATCATATCCTGGGTTTTCTTGATTAATTGTAAATGTAAAAGAGTCAATTTTATCACTTTCACTATTCATTTGACCGCTTAAAATTCTCGGATAATCAACTGCTGGATCATTTAAGTTGATGAACTCATAGTCGTCTAGGAGGAAAACGTTATACATTAAATAACCTCTTTTCTAAATTTAAAGTTCAGAAATAAATCATACCCATAGATTGATAACTTATTAGCTCCAGGATTAAGAACCAATGAATGATTTTTTACTTTCCCTGACTTATCAATGCGTAGACTTATTGGACCACCATTATTGTTGACGATCGTGAACCCTTCATGGAAAATTCTGGAAGCACTATTATCCAATTTTGTAACTTCAATTTCTGGATAAATTGGAACTGAGCCGGTGTTGATTAAAGTAATTGAAGTTATATCGGGCAGTGCTTCAAGAGCATCTTGTTCGTAAATTAAAAGATTACTATCTTTACCACCTAGACGATACATTCTTTTACTAATTACCCACTTATTTTGATGGCCATCAGGGACTTCTAAAACTTCTTTTACAGGTCCATTGACTACTGTTCGGGTTTGACTACTACGTAACCTATCTTTCCTGGCATTTGCAGTTGATTCTCCAACCGTATGTGTTGCCCAGGACGTTAATGTGACTTGAGTTCCTATTTTTAATGGCTTAAATTGCGGTGATTGGCCATTCGTTCGTGGCAAGGACACAGAAGTTGTTTGTGCCACACCACCCTCAAAGTAAAAGGAATCCCAAATGTCATCACCTTCATACTGGTCTCCAATCAAAAAGGGGTAGGCATTAAAAGTCACTTTTAAAGTTCCATCTATCCAATTTTCTGTGAATTCAGGAGCATCTTCCACTTCAGCTAAAAAATGAAAGTCAGGAATGTAATCGTCATGCAACTCTTGCTTACCATGGCTAAACAATAACCAGTTGACAAGGACGGTTTTTACTCGATACATTTCGTGTTTCGTCTGAATTCTTCGATTGGCAATATTGAAGTAGTAAGACACTTCCCTTGTTGTAAACTCTGGAAAACCTAAAATTTCGGAAAAATCATACTCTCGATTTGAATAAGGTAAATCAAGTTTTCTCTTCACTTTTTTGGGATAACCGATTTCTCGCTTAGCAATTGTAATTCCAAAATCATCATAGGAGTGCTTGCCTAAATAACGAATTCCTTTGTATATCATAAGCTAAGCCCCCTTCTTACTAAGTCAATATTTCGACCATTCAAACGGTCGCTATAGCCATTCGTTAATCGAACAAACTCTTTCCCATCAATATGCAACACAATATCAGCTGGCTTACTTGGTTCCTGCGATTGAGTAAGTGGGCCTAGCGCTTCCACAATACCTTTACCGATGTTCTTTAAGTTCTGCTCATTAAGCGGCAAAACAGCCTCTGGCCCAGCTTCTCCACCAGCCAGAAGCGTGCTTCCGCTCATACCAAAAGCAGTAGGTTTTGTCATAATCCCTCCATGTTTATACCAGGCAACATCAAAACTAGGTACGCGTGGAGGGTTTAAGCTGAAGCCTCCTGTAATGGTAACGTGTGGCAATTTAATACGAGGAAGTGACCATGTAAAGTTAAAGAAGCTTTTCATTTTATCAATTCCACTTTTGACGGTATTAACTGCATGGTTAAACTTAGTTCTCACAGCTTGTTTGATATTTTCAAAAATTCGACTGATGGTACTCAACATCGCTTGGAACTGAGTCGAGATATTATTCTTTAACTCTCCTGCCTTTGCTTTAATCGTGTCCCAATTGTTGTAAAGCGTAACCCCTGCGGCTACTATCACCGCAATTACAGCGACAACCGCTAGAATCGTTCCGATAATAGGCAATAGACTCGCTGATACTCCTGCACCAGCAACCGATAGTATGCCAAATGTACTGACTAATGACAGAATGATTGGTAGCAAAGCTCCAATAACTGCGATAATAATCAATACAACAGCAATCACTTTTTGGGCCGCAGGACTCAAGTTATTGAACCAATTCGCTAACCCCTGGACTAGCGGAGCTAATTGCTTCATTAATCCAATAAAAATTTCCATTACTGGCTGACCGATAGCTGCAGCAAATTCTTCTTGAGCACGCTTCATATTACCTAAAGTATTTTCAAAAGAATCTCCTTCACGAGCAGCTTGTCCTAAAGCTCCAGATACTTTATTGCCATCCTCTACCATTGCCAATAACGTTAATTGCTTCTGAGCTTCATCTAAGTCATTAAACGACTTACCGTATAGCTCATTAGCTTTAGCGTTTCGAGTGGTTTCAGTAGCGCTAATACCCAATGCTGCGTCATTTTCGTAATTTCCTTTGAGGAACGACTGTAGGCTCTCTGTTACATCCTCAATAGAGACATCGTAAAAAGCGGCACTATCTGCAGCTGCTTTAGTCGCCCGTTCAGTTAGGCTTAATGCCCCGGCAGTATCCATTCCTGTTGTTTTAGCAAAGGCTGCCATCTTAGTGAATGAATCTCGCAGCCGCCCGGGTAAAATATTAGTTTCTAGTGAAATTCTATCTAACGCCGCAGTAGCTTCAGCTTCTAAAGTCCCAAAAACTTGCGAAAACTGTGCTTCAGACGCTTGCATTTTTCCTGCAGCTTCCATCCCTGTCTGCCCAAGATCGAACATTTTACTTGAAACATTAGAAAGCGTATTAGAGACCGTCCCTAAAGCCTCACTTTGAGCAATATCTCCAATCCGGTCAAGTTTAGACTTGGTGTCTGAGCTGGTATCTGCCATCTCTTTTAGATTTTGAGTAACATTATCGATAGAATTGCCATCGTCAATAGAATCTAGAGTCTGCTTCATCTTTTGCATATCAGCTTCAGACCCTAAAGCTTCTTTGCCAATCAAATCTATAGCTCTCTCTAAGTCTTTAGATGACGCTGTACCGTTCTTAATAGCATTAGTTAACTTATCCCCTAATACTCCTGAAAAACTTTCTACAGACCGTCCTGTGGCTTCCAGTAACGTTTCTAATCGTTGGGTGTTTTGGGCATATTGACTTTGCTCATTTTTAGTTTGTTCCAGTGCGTTCTGATAGTTTTTAAGACGACTTTCAGTATTAATCACCTCACGCTGGAAAGCACGGTATTGCTCTTCACCTAAATCTCCAGAGTTAAATTGAGCCTCAACTTCAGACTGGGCCCCTTTTAGAATCGATAGCTTATCAGAAGTCGCAGTAATCTGATTATTTAAGATTTGCTGCTTTTGAGTCAGCAACTCTACACTACTTGGATTAAATTTAATCGCAGAATTAACAGCCCGCAATTCTTTAGTCGAATTGATTGACGCTTTTTCAACATCCTTAAGGGCATCACTCAAATCAGATGTGTCTGCACCAATTTTAATCGTAATCCCTTTAATATCTTTACTTGCCAAGTGTCTCACCTCCTAAAAACTATCAAAATCAGCTTGAGTTGCTAAACGTTTTGAGCCTGACTGATCACTATCTAAGGCATTTACATACTCATGAGCATAATCAATCACGCTTCCGATTGTCATATATTGCAACTCTTCAATACTTAAACCAATTTGCTTACAAATATAAAGATAGGATTCAGTGGTTAATAATTCATCCCCTGCATTCCTATCGTTCTCGACTTTTTTGAGCGCTGCAGCAATCCATAAAGATTTTCTAAAGTATCAGGAAGAATATCTGCTACTGGGAACTCTTCAAAACTTGCTAACCAAGTCATTAAATCCGGCAAGTCTGGGTTCGCTGTTTTAGCCATGATATAAACTAAGCGATATAAAACTGTTAAATCTAAATGTGATAGGTCTTCATAAGTTAAATCGTTAAGATTCAAGTTTTGTTGTTCTTCTGTTGCTGTATATGCTCCACTCAGTGATTTGATTAAAATCAAAAGATCACTAAAAAAATCACGACCAAACTCTTTTTTATAGAGAATGGCCGTTGCTCCGTTTGTCGCGAGTTTTACATCTCGCCCATCAATTTGAATAATTTTAGACATCTTGTCCTCCTAACGTGATAATGGATCCGATGTTTTGACAGGTTCATAAACTTTTTTGAAGAAATCTTCATACATGCTTAAATCTGAAGAAGCTCGAATCTTAACAAGCTTATCTCCCGGCCGTGCAGCGCATTTAAATTCAAGTGTCTCTGTATTAGGTTCACCATCTGATTTTGTCTTGGAGCCAATCTTAGACCGGCTAGCGCTGCAATAATAAAGTAAGTGACGATTCTGATTGGCATCACCGCTAAATTCAAACATTAGTGCAAAAGGTTGGGATTGAGAAGTTCCAAATTCAGCAATCGTCCCATCAGTATTCTTGACCTCTCCTAAATGTTCAATCCGAAAATCATCTGGAATTTTTGCTGTTTCTAAAGACCCTTCATAACCTTGGTTATTTTGATTGTAGTAATAAATAGTGTTATCTGCATTAAATTCTGTAGGATCGCCGTTTGGTTCAAGCGATAGTTCTACCGCCCCTGGCCAACTCTTGACTTTTCCATAAGTCGCTTGACCGGTTTCATCATTGAACGATACTGACGCATAGTGTACATTCTCTAGCCCAAATTGGACCTTATTCTTATCTGCCATCAATCATCACCTCATAAATTCTTTGATAAATATTATCATCTTCGTTGTAAAAATCCCCTAAAACATCATATGGATATTTAGCATCTGCTAAAACTTTCTCTAGCTTCTTCTCTGCTTCGAAATCCTTATATTCTGTATAAAGCTCCACGCCAAATTTTCCTGACATATGGTAGACAATGTTATCTGCCTTAAATTCAATAACCTCACCATCCATAATAGCCATGTAAGGAGGCTTAGGAGCTTCATCAAAATGATTGTAAGCAATTGGCCATCCTAACGTTTCCAGGGCTTCGATTAACTCACTATAAGTCATCCTTTTTTCACTCTTTTCTCAACTGCTTTTTCAAACTTACTAATGGCTTCTTTTTCAATTGGACCAATATGAGGATAAGCTGGGGCTTGACGTTTTCTATTCCTCGTGCGATGCCCTTTTTCTAGTAAATGGGTTAGTCGGTAGTGCTTCCTGTTACGTACATAAGTATTTAAGCCTTCTTTTTTCGTTCCCCACGACTTCCGATACTTCCCAGTTCTTTTAGGACTTGCTGCTCTCAACTTTTTCGCTGTTTCCTTAGCGATTTCTTTTTGATCCTTCTGAATCCCTTCTACAACATCATTTGTATAAGTAGCCACTTCATCCGCTAACTTTTTAGATAGTTCATCAATTTTAATTGACACCTTTAGCCACCTCACAGACAAGTTCTGTTTCTTCAAAAGAAGCTCGATAGCTTCTAATAACCTTATAAACCACATCTTTATAACGTACACGCCGTTCCCCATCGTATTCGTAACTGTGCACAACAATATTAATTTCAGGATTAAAGCCCTGCTCTGCTGCACGATAGAACTCGGAAGAAGATATTGAACTGGTTTTGCATAATACTCTAGTTTCTTTATCTTTGTAGCGATGGTTTTTCGTCTTGTCCATATAGCGAATTGACTTGATTAAAATTACTTCATCATTCCACATGCTTCTCACCTACTACTAAATTATGCAAACGCCATTGCAAATGCCTAGGGAGAGTCGGATCATCTTTATTGGAGTAACGATATTCAGCATAATCAGCCACAAACATAACATGATCAGGGCGATCACTCTTAAGAGTAATCCCCTGCTGATTTTCAATTTCACTAATTACTCCAGAGATAATAGGTAAGAGATAAGTATCCCTTACTTGACTTGTAATGCCTAAGCGAGATTTAACAATGCCTAAAACCGCCTCCTTGTCCATTACAAATCACCTCCTAATTAATTATTAAGCTTGTGCTTCGTCTGTGTAAGTCACATACACGCCTGCATCCGTATCAGTGGGTTTAACGTCAAAGCGCAGATAACCTGCTAGCAATTGACCGTAAATGTCATGATCCACCCATTTAACTGAAGCTTGTTTACGGTCAAAGAGTGTAATGGCTTTATTTAAATCACCTACAAAGCCAACTTTATCCCCGTCTTTTTTACCGATTAAGGTGTCATCTAAAACAATGACTTCTTTACCAAACAGGCGCTTACCTGATTCCACTGTAATATCATCTTGCAGTAAGTAACGTCCGTTCTTATCCTTCAATAAGTCCAGTGCATTGTAAAGAGAAGCTGAGATGTAATATTTCACATCATAAATACGTTTGATGCCTGTATTAACTAATGTCTTTAAGCCATCGGGACCTTTTACAGCCTTCTTGGTTGCAGCTTTCATCGCTTCAGCAATATAGTGGTTCTTAGTATTCAATGCTTGGCCATTAATCTCATTAGCAATCAATCCTGTCACATCATAGTTAGCGTCATCAATCACTTCTTGAGAGATTGGAATATAACCACGATATGTGCTGACATCATAAGTTACATTTTGAATCGTTGGATTTGCTAATTTAGGGTTGTTAGCTAGTTCTTCAACAGAAGTCATTTTATTATCGGTATGTTTAATTACAGGATACTTACCTCCACCTGAATTAACAGATACGCGATTAACATATTTACTTAAATCGGTAGCTTCAGTTTCAACTACTTTGGGAGAAAGTAACTCCTCAGGGATTAGTGCTCCGCCATCTACACTAGTGAAATCACGCGTTTCTCCTTGTGTATGAACATAAGCATTAATGGCTTCTCGGGTTTCTTTAGTTGGCGTTGTCATAGCTCGTGCTCCTTCTTTTTGACCATCTTTTAAAGTATCTGGTGCTTTATCATTAATTTCTTTTAGTTGATCTTCTAAATTATTGATTTCATCCTCTAATTTAGACTTTTCTTCTTTTTTATCTTCAATTTCTGCTTTTAAATCATCCGCAGTTTTCTGAATATCATCTAGATCTTTTTCGCTTTCTGCTTCATCAGCTGCTTTTAACAGTTGCTCCCGCTTATCCAATAGGTCGTTCAACTCTTGGCTCAAAGGGGTTAAAGCATCACGTTTTAACTTAATGCGATTCGCTAAAATAATTGGGTTCATAATTTAAAGTCTCCTTTATTTTTAACTTCTTAGCTTCTAATAATTCAGATTTGTAATCAGCAAGATCTTGATTACGTGCTTTAATTTCTGTTTGAGGATAGGCTGGGAAGGTTACAATTGAAACTTCAAACAGGTCAATATCCGTTAACCTCGCCTCAACTTTCCCATCTTCACGGTCTGTATATTCAGTGCTTACGGGATAAAATCCAAAGCTGCAGCCATTGATATCTCCACGCTTTACGCGCTCATACACCGCTATAGCTTCGCTGTCTGCACGGTTAATTGTCACAGTACCCCATAAGCCTTTATCATCTGACTTAAGCGTTAGAGTCCCATTTCCACACCGACCAAGGACTTGACCAGTATTGTGGTTAAATAGGCACCGAATATCTATTTCCTTTAAACTTCGATTAATGGCATCACGAGTTACTAATTCGATATAATCGGGACTAAGTTCTGTAGGTTCGTTATACCGGATAAAATATCCACTAAGTTGTAGATTTTCATTATCTTCTACAGCACGAAATTGACCAGGAAAATATCCAGCTCGAAATTCTTTCTTAGACATTAGAGGTCCTCACCACCTTTCAATTTCTTTTGATTACCTAATTGATCTTGAGGAAGGTAATTCTCTAAAACAATCAGTTCTTCCATTTCTGGGTCAGGATCTAAGCCTACCCAGTCGCGCAGTTCATTACGGCGCATCGCATTCATTCGGACCATTTGTCCCCCAGCTTCAACTAACATGTCTATTCCATAAGCGTATAAGCTTCTCGGATTTAACTTAAAGTACCAATTTGGCGAAACTAATAAATCACGCGTTAAGGTCTGAGCGATAATCTGTGCAATTGACATGATCCGTGTATTAATGAAATTGTTGTATTCATCACGATCAAACTCACCTACACCTAAGAAAAAAGCAGGAACTCCAAGAAGTCCTGCAACAGTCTTTTTATCTAATTCTACTGAGTCGTTAATCGCAATATCATTTAGAGTCAGCGGTGTGATCTTTTCTACATCAAGCAACTCTGCAGGAATTACCCATGGTTCACCTGATTTTGAACTTTTTAAATATTTTTTCTTAACTTGCTCTCTACCTTGTTCTGAAGCTAACTCTTCACTCAAGGCATCAACCTTTACGATTAGATTTGGCATATACTCCCCAACCATAAAATGGTTTTTAGTTTTATTTGCCTGCTCCAGGTTGTTTACTAGACTTTTTAAAGTAATGCGATATCCTGTACCAGTCCATCCATCGTAACGGTTTGGATTAATCATAAAATGAATCAACTGACTAGCGTCATAAAATTGCTTATCTCCATATTGGATTAGCAACTCATTATCTTTCGTATAAAAGCTGACTTGAGACATATCTAGTGGCGTTAAATCCTTAATCAGTAAAGTCTTAGGATCAACACTAATGTGTACTAAGGCATTCCCCTCCCCATCAAGCAGCAAGTCTTGGACAATGCGGTAAATCCATGTCTTGCGTGTCATATGCTTACAAGGATTAATATCGATCTTTCTAGATAATTCATTTTGAATACGCCTGTCACCTTCTGAAGTATTCTCAACTAGATGAATGGTCATGCTAGACACCAGGTCTGCAATTTTATCAATGGCAATTCGCACCTCAGGATTGTCACGCAACTTAATGTATCCGGCAATGTCATCGAAGTACCCAGCGTTGGATAATGCTACTACAGCTTTTCTATTTTCTACACGCTTTCTAGGTCTCCACCTATCTAATAGTCCCACTCACTCACCTCCTTTCAGTAGATACCTAACTATTTAGCCACCTCTTGGCCACATTTCCCGTTTGCATATCGTCCAACATTTGGACAGCAGAAAAGACCCCTGCATCGAACAAGTCAATTCGTTGAGTCTTTGTTACTTTTTCATATTGAATCATGTCATCCGTCTTTTCGATAGCACGTACATTCTGTACACAATATTCAAAGGCCGGGTTATGGAGATAATACAGCTCTTTGTTTTTAGCTTTTAGTTCAATTCTTCTAAAACCTTCGCTTTTCCGATAAAAATACTGTGGCTGGTCTACCACTCTGAACTTGGCCTTTTTCATTCCAATCATGAATTCCCGACCAAACTTCTTATCGAAACCAATTTGTTTAATTTTAAAACCTTTACGCCTCATGGAAACAAACCATTTAACCACATCATCGTAATGAAC
Proteins encoded in this window:
- a CDS encoding HK97 gp10 family phage protein, whose amino-acid sequence is MSIKIDELSKKLADEVATYTNDVVEGIQKDQKEIAKETAKKLRAASPKRTGKYRKSWGTKKEGLNTYVRNRKHYRLTHLLEKGHRTRNRKRQAPAYPHIGPIEKEAISKFEKAVEKRVKKG
- a CDS encoding phage portal protein, with the translated sequence MGLLDRWRPRKRVENRKAVVALSNAGYFDDIAGYIKLRDNPEVRIAIDKIADLVSSMTIHLVENTSEGDRRIQNELSRKIDINPCKHMTRKTWIYRIVQDLLLDGEGNALVHISVDPKTLLIKDLTPLDMSQVSFYTKDNELLIQYGDKQFYDASQLIHFMINPNRYDGWTGTGYRITLKSLVNNLEQANKTKNHFMVGEYMPNLIVKVDALSEELASEQGREQVKKKYLKSSKSGEPWVIPAELLDVEKITPLTLNDIAINDSVELDKKTVAGLLGVPAFFLGVGEFDRDEYNNFINTRIMSIAQIIAQTLTRDLLVSPNWYFKLNPRSLYAYGIDMLVEAGGQMVRMNAMRRNELRDWVGLDPDPEMEELIVLENYLPQDQLGNQKKLKGGEDL
- a CDS encoding phage major capsid protein — its product is MNPIILANRIKLKRDALTPLSQELNDLLDKREQLLKAADEAESEKDLDDIQKTADDLKAEIEDKKEEKSKLEDEINNLEDQLKEINDKAPDTLKDGQKEGARAMTTPTKETREAINAYVHTQGETRDFTSVDGGALIPEELLSPKVVETEATDLSKYVNRVSVNSGGGKYPVIKHTDNKMTSVEELANNPKLANPTIQNVTYDVSTYRGYIPISQEVIDDANYDVTGLIANEINGQALNTKNHYIAEAMKAATKKAVKGPDGLKTLVNTGIKRIYDVKYYISASLYNALDLLKDKNGRYLLQDDITVESGKRLFGKEVIVLDDTLIGKKDGDKVGFVGDLNKAITLFDRKQASVKWVDHDIYGQLLAGYLRFDVKPTDTDAGVYVTYTDEAQA
- a CDS encoding HK97 family phage prohead protease → MSKKEFRAGYFPGQFRAVEDNENLQLSGYFIRYNEPTELSPDYIELVTRDAINRSLKEIDIRCLFNHNTGQVLGRCGNGTLTLKSDDKGLWGTVTINRADSEAIAVYERVKRGDINGCSFGFYPVSTEYTDREDGKVEARLTDIDLFEVSIVTFPAYPQTEIKARNQDLADYKSELLEAKKLKIKETLNYEPNYFSESH
- a CDS encoding major tail protein, which gives rise to MADKNKVQFGLENVHYASVSFNDETGQATYGKVKSWPGAVELSLEPNGDPTEFNADNTIYYYNQNNQGYEGSLETAKIPDDFRIEHLGEVKNTDGTIAEFGTSQSQPFALMFEFSGDANQNRHLLYYCSASRSKIGSKTKSDGEPNTETLEFKCAARPGDKLVKIRASSDLSMYEDFFKKVYEPVKTSDPLSR
- a CDS encoding phage head closure protein, which codes for MWNDEVILIKSIRYMDKTKNHRYKDKETRVLCKTSSISSSEFYRAAEQGFNPEINIVVHSYEYDGERRVRYKDVVYKVIRSYRASFEETELVCEVAKGVN